Within Euryarchaeota archaeon, the genomic segment CGTTCGTGCTTGTTAGCGCGTCCCTCGTCCCGCCATCGGCCGCACAACCCGGGTCCTCGGCTGAAGGTTGGCCCTTCGAACATGGCGGCGTCGGTGGCAATCGCCTTGCCCTCGAACCCATCCCGACCTTCATAGAGACCGCGTGGAAGGCGAACGTGACCGGCGCCGCGTACCCCTTGGTCGTCGGCAACCGGACTGTCTTCGGCGCGTCGGCGGAAGGCGAGGTCGTGGCGCTCGATGCGATGACGGGCGAGACGAAGTGGCGGAAGATCCTCCCGGAACCGATCGCGGGCGCGCCTGGTTACGCCAAGGACACGCTTGTCGTCGCAGCGAAGACGGGTCGGCTTTACGCGCTTCACGCCGCCACGGGAGCTCCACTTTGGGCCATCGACACGGGCGAAGACCCCACGTCGCCTCTCATCCATAACGCAGCCGTGTACGTCGCTTCGACGCAGACGGAAAAGATCTACGCGATAGACCTCGAGAAAGGCACCTCCCGCTGGACGGTCGAACTCGGCGGAAAGCCCGCGGGCCGCCTCGCGGCCGAAGGCCTGTTCCTTCTCGTCGTTCGCCTCGACGGGACGACCCTCGCCTACGGCACGCAAGATGGCGTCTTCATCTGGAAGACGCAACTCGTAGGGGTCGGAAGGTCGGGCGCGGCCGTCGCCGGGAAGAAGGTCTACGTCGTCGCACCGAACGGTTTCTTGACGGTGCAGCACACCGTGAACGGCACGGAGACCTGGTTCCTTGAGACGCCCGTCCAGGAGACGCTCACGGGGCCGCCCGCGGTGTCCGGCGACGCCGTGGCGTTCACGGCGTCGGTGCGGCGCGAAGGGTACGCGTACTCGGTATTCGCCAAGAACGGGACCGAGAAGTGGAAGGTGACGATGGACCCATTGCCGGTCACCCCCATGACCACGGACGGCTCGACACTGGTGTTTGGCACGTCGGAATCGAAACTCGTGGCGCTCGACGGCTCGGACGGAAGCCTCGTGTGGCAGTACAACGTGGGCACGGCGCCGACCTCGCCTGCCGCCGCCTACGGGCACCTCTACGCCTCGACGGCCGGGGGCGACATCATCGCCCTGAGGACGGCCACCGTGAACAACCCTCCGAACGTGACCGTGGAATTCCCCATCCAAGGCGACACCGTCACGGGCGTGGTGGACGTCATCGGCCGCGCAACGGATCCAGACTCACCGACACAGGTGCGCTTCGTCGAGTGGCGGATAGATTCGGGCCTATGGCGAAGGGCGAACGGGACCGCGACTTGGCTAGCGAAATGGGACACCGCGACCATCGCCCAAGGCGTGCATGTCCTACAGGCGCGGGCCTCCGACGGCAACCTCGTATCGGAGCCGGTGAACGTGACGCTCTTCGTATCCCAAGGAGGAGGCGGGAGGATCCCCCTGACGCCCGAGATCATCGTGGTCGCCTTCGCCATCGCCGCGTCCATCACAAGCCGCCGCCGGACCTGAAGCTACGAGCCCCTTGGCGCGTTGGAAATCGTCGCCTACCAGGACAAAGCGCAGCCGACCTCGCCCCCTCGGCGTAACATCCACTACGCGAGGGGGGCCGGTTTCCTCGTCTCGTCCACGTGCTTTCTCAAGACGAGGGCGAACAACGTCACGGCGATCGTGCAAAGCACCACGACGACGCCCGGTGTGCCGAACGCCTCGCTCACGTAGCCGACCAACGGGGGACCGAGGATGCTCCCACTCGTGACGACGACACTGTAAAGGGCCATCGTGAGGCCCTTCGGATGCTCTTGAGCGAAATCGGCAAGGCTTGCAAGCGCACTCGGGCCAAAAGCGAGCGCCACGAGGCCCGCCGGTGCAAGGAGCACCTGGAACGCGGACGTGTGCCTGAGGATGATCTCGGGGTCGGTGCTCGGCGCGGTCATGAAAGCATAAGCGATGACCGCGACGAAGACCAGGAATCCTGACGCACCGAGGAGCATGACGGGGGTGCGCCCGTGGGAATCGGACAACCGCCCGAAAAATACTTGTGTCGCAAGGAAAAGGCCGCCCCCGACGAGGGTGTAGACGGCGACCATCGACCCGGAAAGACTAGGCAAAGTCGCCGTCGCCCGTGGGAAGAACGTGAGCGTGCCGCTGATGAGGACGAACACGAGAAACCATGGGAGGATGACGCTTGCGGCGCGCGGCAGCCTCGCGATGCGGACCATCTCATCCAGCGGCAGCGTGCGCTTGGTCGCGGCCGACCAATGGGGATCGCGCACGTTGAAGTGGGCGTACGCGAAGCCGGCGATGGCGATGGCGCCCGCAAAGATGAACGGGACACGTGGGTCGGCGATGTAATCGCGCATGAGGAACCCGGCGACGAGGCCGGCCACGTACCCGAACACGTTCATGAAATCGAAGGCCCCCATCTCGCGTCCGCGGTGATCTTTGTGGGCGTAATCGGCGAGTAGCGCCAGCGACGAGATCAGGATGCAAGCAGCGGCGACCCCATGAAGCGCGCTTATCCCGGCCAGCGCATAGATGTCGGTCGTGAGGGGGGTGAGAAGACGCGCCGCCCCGCCTATGAGGAGGCCCATGAGCAGGATGGGTCTACGGCCGAAGACGTCTATCGCGTAGCCCACGGCGATTATCGCGAAAAGCTCGAAGAAGTGCGCCGCCGAAACTATGAGACCGAAGGTGAGCGGGGAGACGTCGATGTACGCGTTCAAGGCCACGAGGGCTATGCCGAAACTGGCGCGTATGAGGAACGTCGCGATGTAGAGCGAGGAAAGGAGGCGTAGGTAGACTGTGCCAACGAGGTCGTCCGTCGTTTCGGCGGCCCCTGATCGTGACTGCAAGCGTGGGACGTATTCCAAGACCCGCCTTATAACCTCCGGGACTCGTCTTGATCCTCATCGCCGACCGCAAAGCCGGTCGGCGATGACGGCTTCCGTAGGCGCCAAGGGCCAGGGTGGTCCGGACCGATGGGCCGTTTGGGCCCTTCTTCCCCGTTCCCCCTGTTCCGGGTGCCCTTCTACGCCGCCCCCGGCATCTTATGCCTGTTCCGCGCCGAAGTTGTGACGTGGACCTACGACGGACGATTTTCGCGGTCTTCCTCATCTTCACTTCCAGCCTCTCACTCTTCCAACCGGCCGAAGCCCACGAGGGTGGGGTATACATCGTCGGCTTCGAGACGCTTCCAGGCGCCGCCGAAGAGTCGCGCCTCGCAGGACTCGGTTTCCACGTCGTCGAGCATTTCCCGGTCGCCAAAGCCGTTCTCGTTTCAGGTGCCGGCACGCCCGAAGACATCGCGCTCGTTCCTGGAGTGGTGTCCGTCGCGCCTGAAGAACGGCTCGCCGCCAACCTCTTCCGCTCCAAGGAGACCATCGACCTCGACGTTACGCTGGCCTCCGACGCAGGACGCGGCGCGGGCGTAACCGTGGCGGTCGTCGACACTGGTGTGGACGCCGAGCACCCCGGGCTTTCGGCGTCGCTCGTCCAGTCGCTACGATTGGGCGCCAACGGGGTCTCGCCCGCCGAGGGGGATGCCGATGGCCATGGGACCCACGTGGCGGGCATAATCGCCGGTACGGGAGCGGAATCGACCTCGATGCGGATGAGCGGTGTGGCCCCCGGGGTACGCCTTCTCTCCCTCGATATCTCCGAGAGCTTCACCACCACCAATGCGTTGCGCGCCTTCCAATGGATCCACGAGCACGGCCACGATGAGGGCATCAGGATAGTCTCGAACAGTTGGGGCCGAGAAGGCGGTCCAGATCGTTTCGACGCCAACGATCCCGTGGTCAGAGCGTCCTCGGCACTCGTGCGTGACGGGTTCCTCGTCATCTTCTCGGCCGGGAACCGCGGTGCCGCGGGCGGGGCTCTCACCATCGAAGCGATGAACCCGGACGTGCTCACGGTGGGTGCCACCGACTCCGATGGGCGACCCGAGGAGTACAGTTCCCACGGGCCCGTCCTTGACGCCGCCGGAAACAGGCTTCCCTGGGAAAAGCCCGACCTCCTTGCACCCGGGACGGCCGTCTTCTCCGCGAAGACGAGCCGCGGTGCCGGCTGCGACGGCGAATCGGCCTGTTACGTCGCCATGAGCGGGACCAGCATGGCGGCCCCGCACGTGGCAGGGGTCGCGGCCATCATCATGTCCAAGCACCCGGCCTTGAGCGCGTCGGAAGTGTCGGAGATCATCGAGGCAAGCGCTCGAGACGTTGGAGCGGCGGGGCGAGACTCCGAGACCGGGGCAGGCCTCATCGACGCCGGCTCCGCAATGTCGTTTGCGGCGTCGCTTGCCGGCGAATACGGGACGCGGCGCGTCGAGGTGCCGATCCGGGCGGAAGGTGCGTTCACGAGTGCCTTAGGCTTCGAATTGTCCGGCGCGCAGGTCGTGGCCACGGACGGAAACGACATCACGGTCCCGATAGTGGTGCCCGAGGGCGCGAAGCGCATGAGTTGGCGCTTCACATGGAGCGACCCCGCAGCGGACTACTACGTCTATTTGGAGTCACCGGCCGGCGTCAGCGGCCCCTACGGCCCAACGACGGCGGACGCGGTGGACGGCACGCTGGAAGGCGACCTCGACGCGGGCACGTACATTCTGAGGGCGCACCCGACGACGGCGGTGGCGAATACCCGCTATTCGCTCATCGGGTCCCTCGAGAAGGAGGAACGGATCGAGACGGCGTCGAAGGCCATGGTGGTACGCAAAGCCCCCTGGGACGCCGGTGGCTACTTCACGTCCGACGAGGCGGTCCTAGGCGTTCCTTTGGCCCTCATCGCGAAGGCACTCCAGGTCGGTGCCATTCTCGCGGTCACGAGCGTTCTATGCGTCGGCCGCTCGACGGCTACGCGAAGGCTTTGAGAACACAAGTGCCGCCGTCATGACACGTCGTTGGGAGGCCACCATGGTCGCAATCCCGTTGGGACGCCCGTTCACGCTTTCGCCGCGGCGCGTCTCAACCGGTCCATTATCGCGACGCCGATCCCCCGCTCCGGCACGGCCTCGGCGAGGATGAGGTCGAGGCGCGCTTCGTCGAGCCTTCTCATCGCGGCGAAGAGGTTCGCGGCCGCCTCATCCAGTTCCCCCGTGGAGGAGAGCACCTCGACCGCCTCAAAACCCTCGAATGCGCCGGCCTTGAACGCCAGGAGCCCTACGCGCTTTGGATGCTCAGGCTGGCGGTCCCGCCAACTCGTCACCAACCGGAACGGCACGTGCGGCGAATAATGGGTCCTTCCTGAACCGGGAGAAAGCGACTCGCCGGCGTCGACCTCGGCGACATCGACGCGCCCTATGACGGCTTCGAGAGCCTCGATGGGGATACCGCCGGGCCGGAGCAATAGCGGGGTTTCGCCGACGAGCGAGAGAACGGTGGATTCGATCCCGACCATCGTGGGGCCGCCGTCGAGGATGAGAGGGACCTTTCCGTCGAGTTGATCGGCGACGTGCCGCGCCGTCGTGGGACTCACGTAACCGAAGGGGTTGGCGCTCGGGGCGGCGATGGGCACGCCAGCGGCCTCGATGAGTGAGCGGGCGACGTCGTGGGCTGGCACCCGTACTGCGACGGCGGCGAGGCCCGCCGTCACGATATCGGGAATGAGGTCGCGTTTCGGGAGAACGAGGGTGAGCGGGCCCGGCCAGAATTCGGCCGCGAGGCTTTGCGCCCGCTTGTCGAAGGCCTGCACGAGCTGGCGCACGTCCTGCGTCTTCGCGACGTGCACGATGAGCGGGTCGAAGCGTGGGCGGGCTTTGACCTCGAACACCTTGGCGACGGCGAGAGGATTGGTCGCATCGGCACCGAGGCCGTAGACGGTCTCCGTCGGAAAAGCGACAAGCCCCCCTTTCTTGACGATGACCGCGGCCCGTGCGATCGCCGTCGCCTCTCCCCCATCGACTATGATGGTCTCGTTCGCCACTTTCTCAGGCATCCTTCGCGAGCATCGCCTTGTCCGTCATCTGGCATGCGCGGCACACGGGACCGGTCGAGACGTCGCCGCAGATCTTGCACGCTTTTGCCGCCGGGAGGCCGTTCGCCGCCTCCCGAAGAAGCGGAGCTATCCGGTCGTGACCGGCGACGAGCGAATGCCTTGTCCCGGGATGCCGTTCTTCGAGGTCGAGCAGGATGTCCCGAAAGACGCCGCGCGTGGCCTGTGCGGCGTTGGGGCAATCGTGGATGTCCACCTCGTACCCGTTGAGCATCGCAACGAGTGCGACCTCCCGTTCGGGGATGAGACGTAACGGCATCGCGCGGGGGACGAGGCCGTCGACCGCGACACCGTGCGGAGCGAGGCGCGCCATCCGCACCACGTCACCCTTCACGTAGTTCATCAAGATGGATTGGGCCGTGTCGTCGAGGTTGTGGCCCGTAGCAAGGACGTCGGCTCCGGCTTCTCGCGCCGCGTCGTTCAAAGCGCGTCGGCGCAAGACTCCGCATGAGGCGCAAGGTGCTTCCTGGGGATTCTCGGCGACGAGTTCGTCGAGTGTCACGTTGAAGCGGTCCTCGAAACGGACGAGGCGGTGTTCGACCCCGACTCGCGCCGCCGCCTTTTTCGCGGCCTCGACGCCGGCAGGACGGTACCCCTCGATGCCTTCGTCGACGGTGATGGCCAGCAACTCGACGCGGCGGTCATCGCCGAGGATCTGATGAAGCGTATGGAGGAGCACGACACTGTCCTTGCCTCCCGACACGGCTACAGCGATGCGCTTCGGGGCATCGAACCCTATTTGTGTCCGGACCTCGCGTTTTACTCGCCTGTCGAAGAAATCCTGGAAGTGCCGCCCGCATAGGTGGGCCCCGCTGTACGGGACATGGATCACGGCGCGCTTTTCGCAGTTACTGCAAGACGTCAAAATTATCCTATTCCTTGGATGACCGAGCGAGGACCCTCTTCAGTGGCGGCTTCGTGGCCCACAGCCAAAGCCAATTACTTATGGTTACCGCCGACGCGAATGGGCGCCGGTTCCAAGAGGGCGAAGGGGTCGTGGCGGCTCACCTTTCAACGACTCATCCACAAAACCCTTAAAAGGACCCGTCCTCGGATGATATGAGAACATGCCGGTCGGAACCAGTGCCGTAGTGGCCGCAAGCGTCGTCCTTATCGCGAGCGCAGGCGGTGTCGCGTATTACGATGGCGCAGTAGGGTCGAAACCCTTGAGCGACGTCAACGGCGACGACTTCGACAGGGTCGTCACGTTGCGTGGATACGTCATCTTCACCGCCACCGACTACGCGAAGTTCGCGGGCGGATGGGACTACTCGCGCTTTTACGACTACGGCATGACCGGACATCGCAACCACGCCCCGGCC encodes:
- a CDS encoding PQQ-binding-like beta-propeller repeat protein, with the protein product MLVSASLVPPSAAQPGSSAEGWPFEHGGVGGNRLALEPIPTFIETAWKANVTGAAYPLVVGNRTVFGASAEGEVVALDAMTGETKWRKILPEPIAGAPGYAKDTLVVAAKTGRLYALHAATGAPLWAIDTGEDPTSPLIHNAAVYVASTQTEKIYAIDLEKGTSRWTVELGGKPAGRLAAEGLFLLVVRLDGTTLAYGTQDGVFIWKTQLVGVGRSGAAVAGKKVYVVAPNGFLTVQHTVNGTETWFLETPVQETLTGPPAVSGDAVAFTASVRREGYAYSVFAKNGTEKWKVTMDPLPVTPMTTDGSTLVFGTSESKLVALDGSDGSLVWQYNVGTAPTSPAAAYGHLYASTAGGDIIALRTATVNNPPNVTVEFPIQGDTVTGVVDVIGRATDPDSPTQVRFVEWRIDSGLWRRANGTATWLAKWDTATIAQGVHVLQARASDGNLVSEPVNVTLFVSQGGGGRIPLTPEIIVVAFAIAASITSRRRT
- a CDS encoding MFS transporter is translated as MQSRSGAAETTDDLVGTVYLRLLSSLYIATFLIRASFGIALVALNAYIDVSPLTFGLIVSAAHFFELFAIIAVGYAIDVFGRRPILLMGLLIGGAARLLTPLTTDIYALAGISALHGVAAACILISSLALLADYAHKDHRGREMGAFDFMNVFGYVAGLVAGFLMRDYIADPRVPFIFAGAIAIAGFAYAHFNVRDPHWSAATKRTLPLDEMVRIARLPRAASVILPWFLVFVLISGTLTFFPRATATLPSLSGSMVAVYTLVGGGLFLATQVFFGRLSDSHGRTPVMLLGASGFLVFVAVIAYAFMTAPSTDPEIILRHTSAFQVLLAPAGLVALAFGPSALASLADFAQEHPKGLTMALYSVVVTSGSILGPPLVGYVSEAFGTPGVVVVLCTIAVTLFALVLRKHVDETRKPAPLA
- a CDS encoding S8 family serine peptidase, whose amino-acid sequence is MDLRRTIFAVFLIFTSSLSLFQPAEAHEGGVYIVGFETLPGAAEESRLAGLGFHVVEHFPVAKAVLVSGAGTPEDIALVPGVVSVAPEERLAANLFRSKETIDLDVTLASDAGRGAGVTVAVVDTGVDAEHPGLSASLVQSLRLGANGVSPAEGDADGHGTHVAGIIAGTGAESTSMRMSGVAPGVRLLSLDISESFTTTNALRAFQWIHEHGHDEGIRIVSNSWGREGGPDRFDANDPVVRASSALVRDGFLVIFSAGNRGAAGGALTIEAMNPDVLTVGATDSDGRPEEYSSHGPVLDAAGNRLPWEKPDLLAPGTAVFSAKTSRGAGCDGESACYVAMSGTSMAAPHVAGVAAIIMSKHPALSASEVSEIIEASARDVGAAGRDSETGAGLIDAGSAMSFAASLAGEYGTRRVEVPIRAEGAFTSALGFELSGAQVVATDGNDITVPIVVPEGAKRMSWRFTWSDPAADYYVYLESPAGVSGPYGPTTADAVDGTLEGDLDAGTYILRAHPTTAVANTRYSLIGSLEKEERIETASKAMVVRKAPWDAGGYFTSDEAVLGVPLALIAKALQVGAILAVTSVLCVGRSTATRRL
- a CDS encoding threonylcarbamoyl-AMP synthase, whose amino-acid sequence is MPEKVANETIIVDGGEATAIARAAVIVKKGGLVAFPTETVYGLGADATNPLAVAKVFEVKARPRFDPLIVHVAKTQDVRQLVQAFDKRAQSLAAEFWPGPLTLVLPKRDLIPDIVTAGLAAVAVRVPAHDVARSLIEAAGVPIAAPSANPFGYVSPTTARHVADQLDGKVPLILDGGPTMVGIESTVLSLVGETPLLLRPGGIPIEALEAVIGRVDVAEVDAGESLSPGSGRTHYSPHVPFRLVTSWRDRQPEHPKRVGLLAFKAGAFEGFEAVEVLSSTGELDEAAANLFAAMRRLDEARLDLILAEAVPERGIGVAIMDRLRRAAAKA
- a CDS encoding TIGR00269 family protein codes for the protein MIHVPYSGAHLCGRHFQDFFDRRVKREVRTQIGFDAPKRIAVAVSGGKDSVVLLHTLHQILGDDRRVELLAITVDEGIEGYRPAGVEAAKKAAARVGVEHRLVRFEDRFNVTLDELVAENPQEAPCASCGVLRRRALNDAAREAGADVLATGHNLDDTAQSILMNYVKGDVVRMARLAPHGVAVDGLVPRAMPLRLIPEREVALVAMLNGYEVDIHDCPNAAQATRGVFRDILLDLEERHPGTRHSLVAGHDRIAPLLREAANGLPAAKACKICGDVSTGPVCRACQMTDKAMLAKDA